One segment of Tamlana crocina DNA contains the following:
- a CDS encoding penicillin-binding protein, translated as MFVFGLAVVFKLLSIQLVQGDKYRALATERVVKDVVIPANRGNVYSVNGNLLATSIPKYDIRFDALTPTATTFEKYVKPLADSLSKYSGKSASTYEKALRRARANKNRYYLLARNIGYSDYIRLRNFPMLSLGAFKGGLIVEQKTKREHPMGAIAQRSIGYERFDDQGNVTRAGIDGAFGAKYLRGVNGQRKKQKIGKGQWKPLSDANEIEPQDGYDVYTTIDVNIQDIAHHALLRQLEEYEADHGCVVVMETKTGEIRAISNLGRNEDGHYYERLNYAVGESHEPGSTFKVMALMAALEDKVVDTSVVVDTGLGYKQFYGRGIYDTHGHGKISVARTLEVSSNIGLATIVDEGYSKNPKKFISHLKDWHLDEPLGLPIIGEGNPVIPEPGDKIWSKNALPSMAYGYNLKLTPLQTLTFYNAIANNGIWVKPKFIKEVKELDRVIETFEENGSGDKICSDKTLKEIQTILKNVVDRGTGRSLYSEYFSMAGKTGTAQTEYWMKDWKENRRYISSFAGYFPAENPKYSCIVVIHKPSVAKGYYGADVTGPVFKRIAQKIFTDTPIIDEVENLEVKVASVEEEFNGYYKTAQTYKTIMPNVVGLPAMDALALLENMQVDVKVRLNGSGIVKSQSVNKKTKLKNNQTIVLTAS; from the coding sequence ATGTTCGTCTTCGGGCTGGCTGTGGTGTTTAAATTGTTGAGCATTCAGTTGGTGCAGGGCGATAAATATCGGGCGTTGGCAACCGAACGCGTGGTTAAGGATGTTGTGATTCCTGCCAATCGGGGCAATGTGTATTCCGTTAACGGGAACTTGCTAGCTACCTCCATTCCTAAATACGATATTCGTTTTGATGCCTTAACGCCAACAGCGACTACTTTCGAAAAATATGTGAAGCCGCTAGCGGATTCGCTTTCAAAATACTCCGGCAAATCGGCAAGCACTTATGAAAAGGCGCTGCGCAGAGCGCGTGCCAATAAAAACCGCTACTATTTGTTGGCCAGAAATATTGGTTATTCCGATTATATCCGATTGAGAAACTTTCCTATGTTGAGTTTGGGGGCTTTCAAAGGCGGATTGATTGTTGAGCAAAAAACAAAAAGAGAGCATCCTATGGGGGCTATTGCGCAGCGTTCCATTGGTTACGAGCGATTTGATGATCAAGGCAATGTTACCCGTGCGGGTATCGATGGGGCTTTCGGGGCGAAATATTTGCGTGGCGTTAATGGGCAGCGCAAAAAGCAAAAAATAGGCAAAGGTCAATGGAAGCCATTGAGCGATGCCAACGAAATTGAGCCTCAGGATGGTTACGATGTTTATACAACGATCGATGTGAATATCCAAGATATTGCGCATCATGCTTTGCTGCGTCAGTTGGAAGAGTATGAGGCCGATCATGGTTGTGTGGTGGTAATGGAAACCAAAACAGGTGAAATTCGTGCCATTTCCAATTTAGGAAGAAATGAAGATGGCCATTATTATGAACGGTTAAACTATGCCGTAGGCGAATCGCACGAGCCAGGTTCTACTTTTAAAGTGATGGCTTTAATGGCGGCTTTGGAAGATAAAGTTGTGGATACTTCTGTGGTAGTCGATACGGGGTTGGGCTACAAACAATTCTACGGAAGGGGTATTTACGATACACACGGTCACGGAAAAATTTCGGTAGCAAGAACGTTGGAGGTGTCTTCAAATATTGGTTTGGCAACAATTGTTGATGAGGGGTATTCCAAAAATCCCAAAAAATTCATCAGTCATTTGAAAGATTGGCATCTCGATGAGCCGTTGGGCTTGCCAATTATTGGTGAGGGAAATCCGGTAATTCCTGAGCCAGGTGATAAAATTTGGAGTAAAAACGCCTTGCCGTCCATGGCATACGGTTACAACCTGAAGTTAACCCCGTTACAAACATTAACGTTTTATAACGCCATAGCCAACAATGGAATTTGGGTGAAACCGAAGTTTATTAAAGAGGTGAAGGAATTGGATAGAGTTATCGAGACTTTTGAAGAAAATGGTTCAGGAGATAAAATCTGTTCTGATAAAACCTTAAAGGAAATCCAGACTATTTTGAAAAATGTGGTGGATCGTGGCACGGGGCGTTCGTTGTATTCAGAATATTTTTCCATGGCAGGGAAAACAGGAACGGCTCAAACTGAATACTGGATGAAAGACTGGAAAGAAAACCGCAGGTATATCTCGTCATTCGCAGGCTATTTTCCGGCTGAAAACCCAAAGTATTCCTGTATTGTGGTAATTCACAAGCCCAGTGTTGCAAAAGGTTATTACGGAGCCGATGTTACTGGGCCGGTTTTTAAACGCATTGCCCAAAAAATATTTACCGATACGCCTATTATCGATGAGGTTGAAAATTTGGAAGTGAAAGTGGCTTCGGTTGAAGAGGAATTCAACGGGTATTACAAAACGGCCCAAACCTATAAAACCATTATGCCGAATGTGGTAGGCTTGCCTGCTATGGATGCTTTGGCATTGCTCGAAAACATGCAGGTGGATGTAAAGGTAAGATTGAATGGTTCGGGAATTGTAAAATCTCAGTCGGTGAACAAAAAAACAAAACTAAAAAATAACCAAACTATAGTATTAACGGCTTCATGA
- a CDS encoding UDP-N-acetylmuramoyl-L-alanyl-D-glutamate--2,6-diaminopimelate ligase: protein MKTLKDILYKVSINAVVGSTDVEIAAIQFDSRKVEKNGLFVAVRGLVADGHHFIEKSIESGAVVVVCEALPEKLVEGITYVEVDDSQKALAFMASNFYDAPSENLKLVGVTGTNGKTTVASLLYQLFKKAGYKVGLLSTVKIMVDDVEHKATHTTPDSLTINKYLSEMNTAGVEFCFMEVSSHGIHQYRTEGLQFEGGIFTNLSHDHLDYHKTFAEYRDVKKKFFDGLPKNAFALVNVDDKNGLVMLQNTRAKKQTYALKQYADYKAQILENQFGGLLLKVNDSEVWTRLIGNFNAYNILAIYATAELLGLEKVEILRLISDLESVSGRFQYVVSNEKITAIVDYAHTPDALKNVLETINSIRTKNEELITVVGCGGDRDKTKRPKMGHIATALSTKVIFTSDNPRSENPADILKDIEAGVEPQNFKKALTIEDRKQAIKAACQMARPNDIILIAGKGHETYQEIKGVRSDFDDFKIVQEFLKQLQK from the coding sequence ATGAAAACATTAAAAGATATACTTTATAAGGTTTCCATAAACGCTGTGGTGGGCTCGACCGATGTCGAGATTGCTGCCATTCAATTCGATTCCCGAAAGGTGGAAAAAAACGGATTGTTTGTGGCGGTGCGTGGTTTGGTGGCCGATGGGCATCATTTTATTGAAAAATCCATTGAAAGCGGTGCGGTAGTCGTTGTTTGTGAAGCCTTGCCTGAAAAATTAGTGGAGGGCATCACCTATGTGGAGGTGGATGATTCCCAAAAAGCACTTGCGTTTATGGCGTCCAATTTTTACGATGCGCCATCCGAAAACTTGAAACTGGTGGGGGTTACCGGAACCAATGGAAAAACCACCGTGGCCAGTTTGCTGTATCAATTGTTTAAGAAGGCGGGCTATAAAGTGGGGCTGCTATCTACCGTGAAAATTATGGTGGACGATGTGGAGCACAAAGCAACGCACACTACGCCAGATTCACTCACTATCAATAAATATTTAAGTGAAATGAATACTGCGGGCGTTGAGTTTTGCTTTATGGAGGTGAGTTCGCATGGCATCCATCAATACCGAACCGAAGGTTTGCAATTTGAAGGTGGGATTTTTACCAATTTGTCGCATGACCATTTGGATTACCATAAAACCTTTGCGGAATACCGTGATGTGAAAAAGAAATTTTTCGACGGACTGCCAAAAAATGCGTTCGCATTGGTGAATGTGGATGATAAAAATGGGCTGGTGATGTTGCAAAACACACGGGCCAAAAAACAGACTTACGCCTTAAAGCAGTATGCCGATTATAAAGCGCAGATTTTAGAAAATCAGTTTGGCGGTTTGCTGCTGAAAGTAAACGATAGTGAGGTTTGGACACGATTGATTGGGAATTTCAATGCATACAACATATTGGCCATTTACGCTACGGCTGAGTTGTTGGGATTGGAAAAGGTGGAAATTCTAAGATTGATAAGTGATTTGGAAAGCGTAAGTGGTCGTTTTCAATATGTGGTGTCAAATGAAAAAATTACGGCTATTGTCGATTATGCCCATACACCCGATGCGCTTAAAAACGTCTTGGAAACCATCAACAGCATCCGTACCAAAAACGAAGAATTGATTACGGTGGTGGGCTGTGGTGGCGATCGCGATAAAACCAAACGTCCAAAAATGGGGCATATCGCTACGGCGTTGAGCACAAAGGTGATTTTTACGAGTGATAATCCGCGAAGTGAAAACCCAGCTGATATTTTAAAGGATATCGAAGCGGGCGTGGAGCCCCAAAATTTTAAAAAGGCTTTAACGATTGAAGACAGAAAGCAAGCCATAAAAGCGGCCTGCCAAATGGCACGGCCAAATGACATCATTTTAATTGCCGGAAAAGGACACGAAACCTATCAGGAAATTAAAGGTGTACGTTCCGATTTTGATGATTTTAAAATAGTACAAGAATTTTTAAAGCAATTACAAAAATAA
- the mraY gene encoding phospho-N-acetylmuramoyl-pentapeptide-transferase, which translates to MLYYLFEYLEKQFQFPGATLFGFLTFRAAAAMILSLLISTIYGKRIIRFLIKQQVGETVRDLGLQGQSEKAGTPTMGGIIIILATLIPVLLLAKLENIYIVLLIVTTLWMGAIGFVDDYIKKFKNDKEGLKGRFKVMGQIGLGLIVGATLFFSPDVTMKEKLPVEEQKVLLAENPDLEPAKLFKAEEKSTKTTIPFVKGNEFDYAKVITWISPNLEKYAWVVFILVAIFIITAVSNGANLTDGIDGLAAGTSAIIVLTLGIFAWVSGNIIFSEYLNIMYIPRVEEITIYIAAFVGALIGFLWYNTFPAQVFMGDTGSLTIGGIIAVIAIAVRKEWLIPVLCGIFLAENLSVVMQVSWFKYTKKKYGEGRRIFKMSPLHHHYQKLGYHESKIVTRFWIIGILLAIVSIVTLKIR; encoded by the coding sequence ATGTTATACTACCTATTTGAATATTTAGAAAAACAGTTCCAGTTTCCGGGGGCGACGCTTTTTGGGTTTTTAACCTTTAGGGCGGCGGCGGCCATGATTTTGTCGTTGTTGATTTCAACCATTTACGGAAAACGGATCATTCGGTTTTTGATAAAACAGCAAGTAGGCGAAACGGTGCGCGATCTAGGCCTGCAAGGGCAAAGCGAAAAAGCTGGAACGCCAACCATGGGCGGGATTATCATCATTTTGGCGACTTTAATTCCGGTGCTGCTGTTGGCGAAACTAGAGAATATTTACATCGTCCTTTTAATTGTGACCACGCTTTGGATGGGTGCTATCGGCTTTGTTGATGACTACATCAAAAAATTCAAAAACGATAAAGAAGGGCTAAAAGGTCGGTTTAAAGTAATGGGGCAAATCGGTCTAGGGCTTATTGTCGGTGCGACTTTGTTTTTCAGTCCCGATGTGACCATGAAGGAAAAGCTGCCAGTTGAAGAGCAAAAGGTGTTGTTGGCTGAAAATCCAGATCTAGAACCCGCAAAACTGTTTAAAGCGGAAGAGAAGTCTACCAAAACAACGATTCCTTTTGTAAAGGGGAATGAGTTCGACTATGCAAAAGTCATCACTTGGATCAGTCCGAATTTAGAAAAATACGCATGGGTAGTATTTATTTTGGTAGCCATTTTTATTATCACGGCAGTTTCAAACGGTGCCAATCTTACCGACGGTATTGATGGATTGGCAGCGGGCACTTCGGCAATAATCGTCCTTACGCTGGGCATATTTGCATGGGTTTCGGGTAACATCATTTTTTCGGAATACTTAAACATTATGTACATCCCCCGCGTGGAGGAAATCACCATTTACATTGCCGCATTTGTTGGAGCGCTCATCGGGTTTTTGTGGTACAATACCTTTCCGGCGCAAGTGTTTATGGGTGATACGGGAAGTTTGACTATCGGCGGAATAATTGCAGTAATAGCCATCGCAGTGCGAAAGGAATGGCTTATTCCGGTGTTGTGCGGCATTTTCTTGGCTGAAAATTTATCGGTAGTGATGCAGGTGAGTTGGTTCAAGTACACGAAAAAGAAATATGGTGAGGGGCGTCGCATTTTCAAAATGTCGCCACTGCACCATCATTATCAAAAATTGGGCTATCACGAAAGCAAAATCGTCACCCGATTTTGGATTATTGGAATTCTATTGGCCATCGTGTCGATAGTAACACTGAAAATTAGGTAG
- the murD gene encoding UDP-N-acetylmuramoyl-L-alanine--D-glutamate ligase: MTKKRLVILGGGESGVGTALLGKAKECEVFVSDKGRIKEKYKQVLINNGIDWEDETHTESKIMNADLVMKSPGIPDKVALVKQIRENGIPVVSEIEFAAKFTDATLVAITGSNGKTTTATLTHHLLKQELSVGLAGNIGDSFAKQVLKGGFETYVLEVSSFQLDDIVDFKPKIAVITNITPDHLDRYDYNFENYIRSKFRIAENQTKEDFLIYDADDEVVVNHLKNHPVQSTLLPFSLEKKIENGAYYENKEIKITINNTQIIMPTTKLALEGKHNIKNAMAASTVAHLLKIRKQTIRESLENFQGVEHRLEQVLKINKVQYINDSKATNVNATYYALESMDAPTVWIVGGVDKGNNYEELFSFVNEKVKAIICLGVDNEKLLKTFGNMVDVIVETQFMSEAVKIAYKLAESGDNVLLSPACASFDLFENYEDRGRQFKDAVRNL, from the coding sequence ATGACAAAAAAGCGATTGGTGATATTAGGCGGCGGAGAAAGCGGTGTAGGAACGGCGCTTTTGGGAAAAGCAAAAGAATGCGAGGTATTCGTTTCCGATAAAGGAAGAATAAAAGAGAAATATAAACAAGTTCTTATAAATAATGGGATTGATTGGGAGGATGAAACCCATACGGAATCAAAAATTATGAATGCCGATTTGGTGATGAAAAGCCCCGGTATTCCTGATAAAGTAGCTTTAGTGAAGCAAATCCGTGAAAACGGAATTCCGGTAGTTTCAGAGATTGAATTTGCAGCAAAATTCACCGATGCCACACTGGTGGCCATTACGGGGAGTAACGGCAAAACCACCACGGCCACGTTAACGCATCATTTGTTAAAACAGGAGTTAAGCGTGGGTTTGGCGGGCAACATCGGCGATAGTTTTGCGAAGCAGGTTTTGAAAGGTGGTTTTGAAACTTACGTATTGGAAGTGAGCAGTTTTCAGTTGGACGACATTGTCGATTTTAAACCAAAAATTGCGGTAATCACCAACATCACGCCCGATCATTTAGATCGGTACGACTACAATTTTGAAAATTATATACGGTCGAAATTCAGAATCGCGGAAAATCAAACGAAAGAAGATTTTTTGATTTATGATGCCGATGATGAGGTTGTTGTCAATCATTTAAAAAATCATCCGGTTCAATCCACATTATTGCCGTTTTCATTGGAAAAGAAAATTGAAAATGGCGCATATTACGAAAATAAAGAGATTAAAATAACAATAAATAACACACAGATCATTATGCCAACAACAAAACTAGCATTGGAAGGTAAGCACAATATAAAGAATGCCATGGCGGCTTCAACCGTGGCGCACCTGCTTAAAATAAGAAAGCAAACTATTCGCGAAAGTTTAGAGAACTTTCAGGGGGTTGAGCATCGATTGGAGCAAGTGTTAAAAATTAATAAAGTTCAATATATAAACGACTCGAAGGCTACAAACGTCAATGCCACATATTATGCTTTGGAAAGTATGGATGCGCCTACCGTTTGGATTGTTGGTGGTGTAGATAAAGGCAATAATTACGAGGAATTGTTCTCTTTTGTGAATGAAAAAGTAAAGGCGATTATTTGTTTGGGTGTGGACAATGAAAAACTGCTGAAAACTTTCGGCAATATGGTTGATGTGATTGTTGAAACCCAGTTTATGAGCGAAGCGGTGAAGATTGCCTACAAGTTGGCCGAATCTGGTGATAATGTACTGCTGTCACCCGCTTGTGCGAGTTTCGATTTGTTTGAAAATTACGAAGACCGAGGACGTCAATTTAAAGACGCGGTAAGGAATTTGTAA
- a CDS encoding FtsW/RodA/SpoVE family cell cycle protein has product MQNLFKNIKGDRLIWAIVALLAILSFLPVYSAASNLAYKGGGSSTFAFFVKHFVHLLLGFFIMYGVHKIPYRYFKGLSLIMIPIVLVLLGITMLQGTTIEGANASRWIQIPFVGMSFQTSTLAAVVLMVYVARYMSKIKDEEVTFKSSILPLWMPVFLVLILILPANFSTAAIMFLMVLILVFLGGYPVRYLAVIVGSGILVLTLFVLIAKAFPEAMPNRVDTWMGRIESFSNPEDTEADYQIEKAKIAIATGGIQGVGPGKSMQKNFLPQSSSDFIFAIIIEEYGLIGGFIIMTLYLWLLFRIVIAAQKADTVFGKLLVLGVGLPIVFQALINMAVAVELFPVTGQTLPLISSGGTSIWMTCLAIGIILSVSAKREEIKEKETGEENEENPLEILSEAL; this is encoded by the coding sequence ATGCAAAACCTGTTTAAAAACATAAAGGGCGATCGGTTAATATGGGCTATAGTAGCGCTGTTGGCTATTTTGTCGTTTTTGCCGGTTTACAGTGCGGCCAGTAATTTGGCCTACAAAGGAGGTGGAAGCAGTACGTTTGCATTTTTTGTGAAGCATTTTGTGCATTTACTTCTCGGCTTTTTTATCATGTATGGTGTGCACAAAATCCCGTACCGATATTTTAAGGGGCTGTCGTTGATTATGATTCCTATTGTGTTGGTGTTGTTGGGTATTACCATGTTGCAAGGCACAACTATTGAAGGTGCCAATGCCAGTCGATGGATACAGATTCCGTTTGTGGGGATGTCGTTTCAAACGTCAACCTTGGCGGCTGTGGTATTGATGGTGTATGTGGCGCGGTATATGTCGAAAATAAAGGATGAAGAAGTAACTTTTAAGTCGTCTATTCTACCGCTTTGGATGCCGGTTTTTTTGGTATTGATTTTAATTCTGCCTGCGAACTTTTCAACAGCGGCCATCATGTTTTTAATGGTGTTGATATTGGTGTTTTTAGGTGGATATCCCGTTCGGTATTTGGCAGTGATTGTCGGCTCGGGCATTTTGGTGTTAACCCTGTTTGTTTTAATAGCCAAAGCGTTTCCAGAGGCTATGCCAAACCGTGTGGATACATGGATGGGGCGTATTGAAAGTTTTTCAAATCCTGAAGATACCGAAGCCGATTATCAAATTGAAAAAGCAAAAATAGCAATTGCTACTGGCGGAATACAGGGGGTTGGCCCCGGGAAAAGTATGCAGAAGAACTTTCTGCCGCAGTCGTCATCCGATTTTATTTTCGCGATTATTATAGAGGAGTATGGGTTAATTGGCGGATTCATCATCATGACCTTGTATTTGTGGCTGTTGTTCAGAATTGTCATTGCTGCCCAAAAGGCCGATACCGTTTTTGGTAAGCTGTTGGTTTTGGGTGTGGGGTTGCCCATCGTTTTTCAGGCTTTAATCAATATGGCTGTTGCGGTAGAATTATTCCCGGTAACGGGGCAAACCTTACCATTGATTAGTAGCGGGGGAACCTCCATTTGGATGACCTGCTTGGCTATTGGAATTATTTTGAGTGTAAGTGCAAAAAGGGAAGAGATAAAGGAAAAAGAAACGGGTGAAGAGAATGAAGAAAATCCGTTGGAAATTCTCAGCGAAGCTTTATGA
- a CDS encoding four helix bundle protein: MKQILKDRTKKYAVDCWKLCSKFPVSREYSAFCNQLIRCSSSVGANYRAACRAKSTADFINKLKIVEEEADESMYFLELFLEIGAIEQDEIKRLHKEADELLAIVVASIKTLRNRKS; this comes from the coding sequence ATGAAACAAATATTAAAAGATAGAACAAAAAAATATGCTGTAGATTGCTGGAAGCTTTGTTCTAAGTTTCCGGTGTCAAGAGAGTATAGCGCATTTTGCAATCAGTTGATAAGGTGTTCGAGCTCGGTAGGGGCAAACTATAGGGCGGCTTGTCGGGCGAAATCAACAGCCGATTTTATAAATAAATTAAAGATAGTTGAAGAGGAGGCGGATGAGAGTATGTATTTTTTGGAGTTGTTTTTAGAAATAGGAGCAATAGAACAAGATGAGATAAAGCGATTGCATAAAGAGGCAGACGAATTGCTGGCAATTGTAGTGGCGTCTATTAAAACGCTGAGAAATCGTAAATCGTAA
- the murG gene encoding undecaprenyldiphospho-muramoylpentapeptide beta-N-acetylglucosaminyltransferase translates to MVNRKSKTYKIILSGGGTGGHIYPAIAIANELKSRFPDAEFLFVGAKGRMEMEKVPQAGYRIEGLWISGIQRKLTLKNLSFPFKVMSSLWKARKIVNAFRPDVAIGTGGFASGPLLHVAASKGIPTLIQEQNSFPGITNKLLAKKAYKICVAYDNLERFFPKDKMVKTGNPVRQGLLDVETKTLEAKDFFGLKHGKYTLLVIGGSLGSRRINELIEKELDFFDTQNVQIIWQCGKLYYQQYKIYNNTKNVQVFEFLNNMDFAYAAADLVISRAGASSVSELCIVGKPVIFIPSPNVAEDHQTKNAMAIVDKNAAMIIKEEDLDADFENKFSQLVASSDRQKELSKNIKQLALMNATKEIADEVEKLLKEQK, encoded by the coding sequence ATGGTGAATCGTAAATCGAAAACATATAAAATTATTCTATCGGGTGGTGGCACCGGCGGACATATTTATCCGGCTATAGCCATTGCCAACGAACTGAAATCGCGTTTTCCGGACGCTGAATTTTTGTTTGTTGGGGCGAAGGGCCGCATGGAGATGGAGAAAGTGCCGCAGGCTGGATATAGGATTGAAGGGCTTTGGATTTCTGGTATTCAACGCAAACTGACTTTGAAGAATTTGAGTTTTCCGTTTAAGGTGATGAGCAGTTTGTGGAAGGCAAGAAAAATAGTAAACGCGTTTAGGCCTGATGTTGCTATTGGAACGGGAGGGTTCGCCAGTGGGCCGTTATTGCATGTGGCGGCTTCAAAAGGTATTCCGACGTTAATTCAGGAGCAAAATTCGTTTCCTGGAATAACCAATAAACTATTGGCAAAAAAAGCCTATAAAATATGTGTGGCGTACGATAATTTGGAACGCTTTTTTCCGAAGGATAAAATGGTAAAGACAGGGAACCCGGTGCGTCAAGGTTTGTTGGATGTGGAAACCAAAACATTAGAAGCCAAAGATTTTTTCGGTTTAAAACACGGAAAATATACGCTTTTGGTAATCGGTGGAAGTTTGGGTTCGCGCCGCATCAATGAATTAATTGAAAAGGAATTGGATTTTTTCGACACCCAAAACGTCCAAATCATTTGGCAATGTGGTAAGCTGTATTATCAACAATATAAAATTTATAATAACACCAAAAACGTTCAGGTTTTTGAGTTTTTAAATAATATGGATTTTGCCTATGCGGCTGCTGATTTGGTGATTTCGAGGGCTGGAGCGAGTTCGGTGTCCGAGCTTTGCATCGTTGGTAAACCCGTTATTTTTATACCGTCGCCCAATGTGGCCGAAGATCATCAAACCAAAAACGCCATGGCGATTGTGGATAAAAATGCGGCCATGATTATCAAGGAAGAAGATTTGGATGCCGATTTTGAAAATAAGTTTTCGCAGTTGGTGGCTTCTTCCGATAGGCAAAAAGAATTGAGTAAAAACATAAAACAATTGGCGTTGATGAATGCCACAAAAGAAATTGCGGACGAGGTTGAAAAACTTTTGAAAGAACAAAAATGA
- the murC gene encoding UDP-N-acetylmuramate--L-alanine ligase has protein sequence MNLNQLKNIYFIGIGGIGMSALARYFQAGEKFVAGYDKTPTDLTTELQNAGIEVHFEDAVENIPEVCLEKESTLIVYTPAIPKGHKELNYFIDNGFQVVKRSKLLGLITENTFCLAVAGTHGKTTTTSILGHLLRESSVPLTAFLGGISENYNSNLILEGTDVSVVEADEFDRSFLTLSPNFAGITSMDADHLDIYGDADALKSSFTDFSKRIKPGGKLFVKNGLPLSGITYGIEDDSDYTIQNIKIKNGSYIFDVKTPEIRLEKLEFNLPGRHNLSNALLALAMAVEYGCPHQQLAKALASYKGVKRRFSTHVKTENLVYIDDYAHHPEEINAAHQAVREMYPNKKVLAVFQPHLFSRTRDFIDGFATSLSQFDELLLLDIYPARELPIEGVTSKWLLEKVSNEHKKLIDKQELISEIQKSDAQVVLTIGAGDIGEEVKRIKKALSRED, from the coding sequence ATGAACTTAAACCAGTTAAAAAATATTTATTTCATCGGTATTGGCGGCATTGGCATGAGTGCCTTGGCGCGCTATTTCCAAGCTGGGGAAAAGTTTGTGGCGGGTTACGATAAAACGCCAACCGATTTGACTACCGAGTTGCAAAATGCCGGTATTGAGGTGCATTTTGAAGATGCCGTTGAAAACATTCCAGAGGTGTGTTTGGAAAAAGAAAGCACCTTAATCGTTTACACGCCAGCAATTCCGAAAGGGCATAAAGAGTTGAATTATTTTATTGATAACGGCTTTCAAGTGGTAAAACGTTCCAAACTTTTGGGGTTGATTACTGAGAATACCTTCTGTTTGGCGGTTGCTGGAACGCACGGTAAAACCACCACGACTAGTATTTTGGGGCACTTATTGCGCGAGAGCAGTGTGCCGCTTACTGCCTTTTTGGGTGGAATTAGCGAAAACTACAATTCAAATTTAATTCTTGAAGGAACAGATGTAAGTGTGGTTGAGGCTGATGAGTTCGATCGTTCGTTTTTAACCTTGTCACCTAATTTTGCGGGTATTACTTCGATGGATGCGGACCATTTGGATATTTATGGCGATGCCGACGCGCTGAAAAGTTCGTTCACGGATTTTTCAAAAAGAATTAAGCCCGGCGGAAAATTATTTGTAAAAAACGGTTTGCCATTAAGCGGTATAACCTACGGTATTGAAGACGATTCGGATTACACCATTCAGAATATAAAAATAAAAAACGGAAGTTACATTTTTGATGTTAAAACACCAGAAATACGGCTTGAAAAATTAGAATTTAACCTACCTGGTAGACATAATTTGTCGAATGCTTTGTTAGCCTTGGCGATGGCTGTAGAATATGGTTGCCCGCACCAACAGCTCGCCAAAGCTTTAGCATCTTACAAGGGCGTGAAACGTCGTTTTTCAACCCATGTTAAAACCGAAAATTTGGTGTACATAGACGATTATGCACACCATCCTGAAGAAATAAACGCTGCCCACCAAGCCGTTAGGGAGATGTACCCGAACAAAAAGGTCTTGGCGGTTTTTCAGCCGCATTTGTTTAGTCGTACGCGCGATTTTATTGATGGCTTTGCTACAAGTTTGTCTCAGTTCGATGAACTCTTGTTATTGGATATTTATCCGGCCCGAGAGTTGCCCATTGAAGGAGTGACTTCAAAATGGTTGTTGGAAAAAGTGAGCAATGAACATAAAAAACTGATTGACAAACAAGAACTGATTTCAGAAATACAAAAAAGCGATGCGCAAGTGGTGTTGACCATAGGCGCCGGAGATATTGGAGAAGAAGTAAAACGGATTAAAAAAGCATTGAGCCGTGAAGATTAA